A genomic stretch from Chitinophaga lutea includes:
- a CDS encoding MGH1-like glycoside hydrolase domain-containing protein — translation MRTWILLLLVVQSASAQRSRYPDVLELRTEPPAGKSITGNVFSDKGAWHAYALPLRKEDNGAFIGPLLMDMSGKWLSGSFSRLSLFENDQNIDLAAAKATATYYPGLLQQDLEVAGLVIRQQLIFVSNREALLYTGVVNKTGRARHLELRYSGQSQGITAVRNAIQVQGFAITFPEKTMLMADSLQYVAKWDVAIPAGGKYEQTQVQAYFPDGVRPARRYDFADELKKNETRWNGYLARYFPPASKLTAPEKRLAVKCMVTLMTNWRSASKDILHDGVFPSVNYQGFYGVWSWDSWKQAAGLATFFPQLAKDNMRCMFDYQDEHGMIADCIYADKKENNWRDTKPPLAAWAVWEIYRHTKDAAFVREMWPKLVRYHEWWYQHRDHDRNGLCEYGATDGTRVAAAWESGMDNAVRFDSAVMLQNGKGAWSLNQESVDLNAYLYAEKLYLSKLAAVAGSRGDVYRSEAEKLRQRISAQFYDERRGYFYDRLLGAPGHVAVDGPEGWIPLWAGVATPQQAAAVKEKMASPEKFSTKIPLPTLAADHPAFDPMKGYWRGPVWLDQFAFGTEGLRKYGYSTLAAKLEAQLLEQAEGMLTDGPVYENYHPLSGKGLNARNFSWSAAHLLMILKNK, via the coding sequence ATGAGAACGTGGATATTATTACTCCTGGTGGTGCAATCCGCCAGCGCACAGCGCAGTCGTTATCCGGATGTGCTGGAACTGCGCACCGAACCTCCGGCAGGCAAAAGCATCACGGGGAACGTGTTCAGCGACAAAGGCGCCTGGCATGCTTATGCACTGCCTTTGCGGAAAGAAGACAACGGCGCATTTATCGGGCCGCTGCTGATGGATATGAGCGGGAAGTGGCTGTCGGGCTCGTTTTCACGGCTATCCCTCTTCGAAAATGACCAGAATATCGACCTGGCGGCAGCGAAAGCAACCGCCACTTATTACCCCGGGCTGTTGCAGCAGGATTTGGAAGTAGCCGGGCTGGTTATCCGCCAGCAGCTGATTTTCGTCTCCAACAGGGAGGCTTTGCTCTATACGGGAGTCGTCAATAAAACAGGCCGCGCGCGGCACCTGGAATTACGGTACAGCGGGCAGAGCCAGGGTATTACGGCTGTCCGGAATGCAATACAGGTACAGGGTTTCGCGATCACATTCCCGGAAAAAACAATGCTGATGGCTGATAGTCTGCAATATGTGGCGAAGTGGGATGTTGCCATTCCCGCAGGCGGAAAATATGAACAGACGCAGGTGCAGGCGTATTTCCCGGATGGGGTGCGGCCTGCGCGGCGGTATGATTTTGCTGACGAATTGAAAAAGAATGAAACCCGCTGGAACGGCTATCTCGCCCGTTATTTCCCACCCGCGTCCAAACTGACGGCCCCGGAAAAAAGACTGGCGGTAAAATGCATGGTCACACTCATGACCAACTGGCGCAGCGCGTCCAAAGACATTCTGCACGATGGCGTTTTCCCGTCCGTCAACTATCAGGGTTTTTACGGCGTGTGGAGCTGGGACAGCTGGAAGCAAGCCGCCGGGCTGGCGACGTTCTTTCCGCAACTCGCCAAAGACAACATGCGTTGCATGTTCGATTACCAGGACGAGCACGGCATGATTGCCGATTGCATCTACGCCGATAAAAAGGAAAACAACTGGCGCGACACGAAACCGCCGCTGGCCGCATGGGCCGTTTGGGAAATCTACCGCCACACGAAAGACGCCGCTTTCGTCCGCGAGATGTGGCCGAAACTGGTGCGCTACCACGAATGGTGGTACCAGCACCGCGATCACGACCGTAACGGCCTTTGTGAATACGGCGCCACCGACGGCACCCGCGTTGCCGCCGCCTGGGAAAGCGGGATGGATAACGCCGTCCGATTCGACAGCGCCGTGATGCTGCAAAACGGCAAAGGCGCCTGGTCGCTTAACCAGGAAAGCGTGGATCTGAACGCCTACCTCTATGCGGAGAAGCTGTACCTGTCGAAACTTGCGGCGGTAGCCGGGAGCAGGGGCGATGTTTATCGTAGCGAGGCGGAAAAGCTCCGGCAGCGGATCAGCGCACAGTTTTACGATGAGCGCAGGGGGTATTTCTACGACCGATTGCTGGGCGCGCCCGGGCATGTTGCGGTGGATGGGCCCGAAGGATGGATTCCTTTATGGGCGGGCGTTGCCACACCACAACAGGCCGCCGCGGTAAAAGAGAAAATGGCCAGCCCGGAAAAATTCAGCACAAAAATACCCTTGCCCACGCTGGCGGCAGACCACCCTGCATTCGACCCGATGAAGGGATATTGGAGAGGGCCGGTGTGGCTCGACCAGTTTGCTTTCGGAACAGAAGGGCTACGCAAATATGGTTATAGCACTCTTGCCGCAAAACTCGAAGCGCAATTGCTGGAGCAGGCGGAAGGTATGCTGACGGACGGCCCTGTATATGAAAACTATCACCCGCTCAGCGGGAAAGGTTTGAACGCGAGGAATTTCAGCTGGTCGGCAGCGCATCTCTTAATGATATTGAAAAACAAATAA